CCGGTCGGTCCAGGCCAGGTGCGCGATCTGGTGGGCGATCGTCCACCCGGCCGCGGGAGTCGGAGCGGCCCACCGCTCGGGGCTCAACTCCGCAACCAGGGAGTCGACTTCCCCGCTCTCGGCGGACAGGTCGTCGAGCAGGGTGACGGGGTCGGACACGGAACGCCCCCCTCGGGGATCGGCGGTCGCGGGCCCGTCCACAGAGCTGTGCACGGGCGTGTTGCGGAGGAGCATGGCAGGGCCCCAAGAAACAATCAAGCACGCTTGCATGATTTTTGGACAGCGCCGGCCGCACGCCCCCGGAACGACCCCGGAACGACCCCGTGTCCTCCTCCGGAGGGACACCCCCACCCGCCCGCCGACGACTCCGGGATGACCCCGAATCCTGCCTCGTGGGGCCGAGAACGCCCCCTCCCGCTCCTAGCGTTGAAGCATGTCGCCGTCGCCTTCGCGCTCCTCCTCGCTGCTCGGATTCACCGTCAAGGACTTCCGGGCGCAGCTGCGCCAGCTGGTCCTCACGGGCGCCGCCGTCGCCGTCGGCGTCGCCTTCCTCGTGCTGTCCGTCGGCGGCGCGGGCGCGCTCGTCCAGTCCTACGAGCAGTCGGCGGCGGCCGACGTCGGCGACGCGGCCGTCCAGGTGGCCGGCCGCGACGGCGCCCCGCTGCCGGCCGGCAGCGCCGCCCGCGCGGCGAGGCTCCCGCAGGTCGGCGGCGTCGCCGAGCGGCTCACCGGCCACGCCAACGTCCTCACCCCGGCCGGCCGCCCGCTCGACGACCGGGCCCTGGTCACCTCCGTCGCCGCCGACCCGGCCCTGCGCTGGCAGCGCCTCGACGGGGGCCGCTGGCCCGAGCGCGCGGGCGAGATCGCCCTCGACCGGGACAGCGCGGCCCGGGTCGGCGCCGCCGTCGGCGACACCGTACGGCTCACCAGGGCCGCCGGCGGCACCGCCGAGGTACGCCTCACCGGCCTCCTCGACACCTCCGCCTCCCAGGCCCTCGGCTCCCAGCCGGCCATCGGCGTCCCGTACGCGCAGACCGCCACGTACGCCACCGGCCTGCGCGCCACCCACCTCGACCTGGCCCTCCGCCCCGGCGCCGACGCGCTCGCCGTCGCGAAGGAGGTCAAGAAGGAACTCGGCGGCGGCGTCACCGCCCGCACCCACGCCGGGGCGGTCGAGGAGGCCAAGCAGAGCGGCAGGACCATGTACGCGGTCGTGCTCACCGCCGCGCTCTCCTTCGTCCTCATCGCGATGACCGTCGCCCGGATGGTCGTCACCAACACCTTCTCCGTCGTCCTCGCCCAGCGCGCCCGCCAGCTGGCCCTGCTGCGCTGCATCGGCACCGACCGCGACCAGGTGCGCCGGATCATCCGCCGCCAGGGCCTGATGCTCGGCGTGCTCGCCTCCGCCGGCGGACTCGCGGCCGGCGCGGGCGCCTGCGCCCTCGGCACCGCCCTCCTCAACGGGCTCGCCGACCTCGGCCCCGTCGAGGTCTCGCTGATGCCGGGCCGCTGGACCTTCGTCCTCGGCGGGCTCTTCGGCGTCCTGCTCACCCTCTGGGCGGTGCGCAAGCCCGCCCGGGCCGCCTCCGCCGTACCGCCCGTCGCGGCCCTCGCCGCGAGCGGCGCGGCGAAGCTGCCCGAGCCCGGCAGCCGCGCCCTGCGCGAGCTCGTCTCGCTGCTCCTGCTCGTCGCCGGTACCGGCCTGCTCGCGCTCGGCGCGTTCGGCGGCTCGCCGCTCATGCTGCTCGCGGTGACGCTCGGCGCGATCCTCACCTTCTTCGCGGTGCTGCGGTACGCGCGGTACGTGCTGCCGCCGTTCGTCGCCCTCATCGGGCTGGCCCTGCGCCGCCCCTTCGGCACCGTCGGACGGCTCTCCGTCCAGCAGCTGCGCGCCAACGCGGGCCGCACCTCCGCCGCCGCCTCCGCGATGCTGGTCGGCGTGACGGTCGCGGTCTCCGCGGTGACGGCGATCGGCGTCACCAAGGGCGGCCTGGAGGAGATGCTCGCGAGCCGGATGCCCGCCGTCTTCACCCTGGACTCCGACCGCGACCGGGTCCCGGCCGACGCCCTCACGGCCCTGCGGGCCGAGTCCGGTCTGCGGGTCACCCCGGTCCGCACCGCCGTCCTGACCGTCGACGGGAGCCGCACGGTGGTCGCCACGGCGGACCCGGCCGCCCTCAACCCCGACGCGGAGGGCGTGGCCGCGGCCCGCGCCCTGAAGGACGGGCAGGCGCTGGCCCTCGGCGCACGGGACGGGAGCCTGACGGTGAAGGGCGGGGCGGCGTCCGCGGCCGGCACCCGCCTGACCGTCGTCGACGCCGGCGCGGGCTCCATGCTGCCGGTCGCGCTCTTCCCCGAGGCCACGGTGTACGTCGACGGCGCCACCTTCGAGCGGCTCGCCCCCGGCTCCGCCGCGCACCTGGCGACGGTCCTGGTGAACCCGGCCGACGGCACCGGCCACACCGAGGCCCGCGCCGCCCTGGACCGCGCGCTCGCCGCCCACCCCGACATCCGGGTCGCGGACACCGGCTCCGACGCCGTCACGGTCCGCTCGATGCTGGACCGGATGATGCTGGTGGTCACCGTGCTGCTCGGCTTCTCGATGGCCATCGCCGCGCTCGGCGTCGCGGCCACCCTGATGCTCACGGTGGAGGAGCGCACCCGCGAGTTCGGCATGCTCCGCGCGATCGGCCTCGCGGGCGACCAGCTCCGCCGCATGTTGACCCTGGAGTCCGTCCTCCTCGCCCTCTCCGGCGCCCTCGCGGGCACGGTCCTGGGCCTGGTCTACGGTTCCCTCGCCGCCCGCTCGGTGACGGGCGACCAGGTCTCCGCGCCCCAGGTGCTGGCCTCCTCCGGCGGCACGGTCCTCACCGTCCTCGGCATCCTCGCCGCCACGGTCCTCACGGGCGTCGCGGCCTCGGTCCTGCCGGCCCGGCGGGTGCGCCGGATGGTGGTGGTGGAGGCGCTGAGGGAGGCCTAGCCCGTGTCCTTCGGATCAGGCCGGCGCGGGCGTCCTGCCGGTCCGGGCCCGCCGGACGGGCGCTAGCCGGCGGTGACGCGGCGGCGGGGCCTGGGCACCAGTTCCCCGCCGCAGTTGGGGCAGACGTCCCGCATCTCGTCCGCGCACGGCACACAGAAGGTGCACTCGTAGGTGCAGATGCGGGCGGGGCCGTCGGGGGTGAGCCGGGTCGTCTCACAGCGTTCGCAGAGTTCGCGCATGTCCAGTGCCATGCCCCCCATCCTGCGAGAAGGCCCGTGGGCGGGAAACCGCCCACGGGCCAGACGTCGACAGGATCAGGCCGGTCCGCCGGCCGACCGCCTGGCCTGGGTCCGCACCGCGCCCATGCTCGCCGCGATGACCAGGGCGATGGCGAGGGCGTCCGTCACGCCGAGGGCCTGGTGCAGGACGAGGAAGCCGGCGGTGGCGGCGATGGCCGGTTCCAGGCTCATCAGGATGGCGAAGGTGGGGGCCGGGAGGCGGCGCAGGGCGAGCAGTTCGAGGGTGTACGGAAGGACCGAGGACATCAGCGCGACGGCCAGGCCGAGTCCGACGGTCGACGGCACGAGGAGCCGGTCGCCGGCCTCGACGATGCCGAACGGCAGGCTGATGACCGCCCCGACCGCCATCGCGAGCGCGAGTCCGTCGGCCTGCGGGAAGCGGCGGCCGGTGCGGGCGCTGAAGACGATGTACGCGGCCCACATGGCGCCCGCCGCGAGGGCGAAGCCGGCGCCGGCCGGGTCGAGCCGGTCGAAGCCGCCGCCGCTGAGCAGGACGACGCCGCCGAGCGCGAGGCCGGCCCAGAGCAGGTTGGCCAGGTGGCGGGAGGCGATGACGGAGAGCGCGAGCGGGCCGAGCACTTCGAGGGTGACGGCGGCACCGAGCGGGATCCGGTCGACGGCCAGGTAGAACAGGATGTTCATGCCGGACATGGCGGCGCCGAAGGCGAGCACGGTGCCCCAGTCGGCACGACTGTGGCCGCGGACCTTCGGGCGGCAGACCAGCAGCAGGACGGCGGCGGCGAGCACGAGCCGCAGGGTGACCACGCCGAGGGCGCCGGCCCGGGGCATGAGCAGGACGGCGACGGCGGATCCGAACTGCACGGAGAGGCCGCCGGCGACGACGAGCGCGACAGGCCCCAGCCGGGTGGCCCGGGTGGCCCGGGAGGCCCGGGAGGCGCTTCCGCCCGGAACGGCGGGGCCCGCGGTGGTGGCCGTGGATACGGCGGCTGTCTCCTTGACCGGGCTGTCCACCGGCGCGCTCCTTGTACTGAAAACGATCAAGAGTTCACTACTCTGAACCAACCAGTCCAGAGTAGTGGACCGACCCCCGAGGCTCCAACCCTCACGCTAGGAGCCTCCGCGCGGCATGTGAAATGCCGATTGATCTGTGGTTATGCTCCGAAGACATGAGCCGGACGAACATCGAGCTCCGCCACCTCCGCTGCTTCCTCGCGATCGCGGAGGAAGGCAACCTCACCCGCGCCGCCGCCCGCCTCCACCTCACCCAGCCGGCCGTCTCGCGCACCCTCGCCGCGCTGGAACGCCACCTCGGCGCCCGGCTCGTCGACCGCAGCACCCACCACCTCGCCCTCACCCCCGAGGGGCGGACCTTCCACGACCGGGCCGCCGCGGCCGTCACCGCCTTCGACGCCGCCGTCGACCCGGAGCTGCTCCGCCACCGCCCGCTGCGCCTGGGCCACGCCTGGTCGGCCTTCGGCCCGTACACGACCCCGCTGCTACGCCGATGGCAGGCCGAGCACCCCGGGACCCCGCTCGAACTCCTCCGCGTCGACGACCGCACGGCCGGCCTGCTGCGCGGCGAGGTGGACGCGGCGCTGCTGCGCGGGCCGGTGGAGGTCCCGGGCCTGGCGACCGAGGAACTGCTCACCGAGGAGCGGGTGGCGGCCGTCCCGGCGGACAGCCCGCTGGCCGCGCGCCCCGCCCTGGCCCTGGCGGACCTGGCGGCCGAGACCGCGATCCTCAACCCGGTCTCGGGCACGACCACCCTCGACCTGTGGCCCGCCGCCGCCCGCCCCCCGCACCACCCTGACCGTCGCCAACACCGACGACTGGCTCAGCACGATCGCCGCGGCCCGGGGCATCGGCGTCACCTCCGCCTCGACCGCCACCCTCCACCCCCACCCGGGCGTCGCCTACCGCCCCCTGACCGACGCGCCGCCGGTGCCGGTCCTGCTGGCCTGGCGGGAGGGCGACCGGCACCCCGCGGTCGCGGCGCTGGTCGAGCTGGCGCGGGAGATCGCGGGGACCGCGGGCCCGGCGTGATCCGGAGGGCGGGGTCTAGGCTGGTCCGGCCCCGGCCGGCCCGGGCCAGGGCTCCCGGCGGAGAGTGACGAGACTGCGATGACCGAACCGACCAAGCCCGTGGTCGAGCGCCCCGAGGGCGAGGCCCCCACCGAGCTGACCTTCCGCGACCTCGTCGTCGGCGACGGCCTGGAGGCCAAGCCGGGCCGGGTCGTCCGGATCCACTACGTCGGGGTGACCTTCGCGTCGGGGAAGGAGTTCGACTCCTCCTGGGACCGGGGCGAGCCGTT
The DNA window shown above is from Streptomyces showdoensis and carries:
- a CDS encoding EamA family transporter produces the protein MDSPVKETAAVSTATTAGPAVPGGSASRASRATRATRLGPVALVVAGGLSVQFGSAVAVLLMPRAGALGVVTLRLVLAAAVLLLVCRPKVRGHSRADWGTVLAFGAAMSGMNILFYLAVDRIPLGAAVTLEVLGPLALSVIASRHLANLLWAGLALGGVVLLSGGGFDRLDPAGAGFALAAGAMWAAYIVFSARTGRRFPQADGLALAMAVGAVISLPFGIVEAGDRLLVPSTVGLGLAVALMSSVLPYTLELLALRRLPAPTFAILMSLEPAIAATAGFLVLHQALGVTDALAIALVIAASMGAVRTQARRSAGGPA
- a CDS encoding FtsX-like permease family protein; translated protein: MSPSPSRSSSLLGFTVKDFRAQLRQLVLTGAAVAVGVAFLVLSVGGAGALVQSYEQSAAADVGDAAVQVAGRDGAPLPAGSAARAARLPQVGGVAERLTGHANVLTPAGRPLDDRALVTSVAADPALRWQRLDGGRWPERAGEIALDRDSAARVGAAVGDTVRLTRAAGGTAEVRLTGLLDTSASQALGSQPAIGVPYAQTATYATGLRATHLDLALRPGADALAVAKEVKKELGGGVTARTHAGAVEEAKQSGRTMYAVVLTAALSFVLIAMTVARMVVTNTFSVVLAQRARQLALLRCIGTDRDQVRRIIRRQGLMLGVLASAGGLAAGAGACALGTALLNGLADLGPVEVSLMPGRWTFVLGGLFGVLLTLWAVRKPARAASAVPPVAALAASGAAKLPEPGSRALRELVSLLLLVAGTGLLALGAFGGSPLMLLAVTLGAILTFFAVLRYARYVLPPFVALIGLALRRPFGTVGRLSVQQLRANAGRTSAAASAMLVGVTVAVSAVTAIGVTKGGLEEMLASRMPAVFTLDSDRDRVPADALTALRAESGLRVTPVRTAVLTVDGSRTVVATADPAALNPDAEGVAAARALKDGQALALGARDGSLTVKGGAASAAGTRLTVVDAGAGSMLPVALFPEATVYVDGATFERLAPGSAAHLATVLVNPADGTGHTEARAALDRALAAHPDIRVADTGSDAVTVRSMLDRMMLVVTVLLGFSMAIAALGVAATLMLTVEERTREFGMLRAIGLAGDQLRRMLTLESVLLALSGALAGTVLGLVYGSLAARSVTGDQVSAPQVLASSGGTVLTVLGILAATVLTGVAASVLPARRVRRMVVVEALREA
- a CDS encoding FKBP-type peptidyl-prolyl cis-trans isomerase — its product is MTEPTKPVVERPEGEAPTELTFRDLVVGDGLEAKPGRVVRIHYVGVTFASGKEFDSSWDRGEPFKFAVGGGRVVKGMDRGIRGMKVGGRREIVIPPRLGYGNQSPTSAIPAGSTLVFVVDLLSVAV
- a CDS encoding DUF1272 domain-containing protein; this translates as MALDMRELCERCETTRLTPDGPARICTYECTFCVPCADEMRDVCPNCGGELVPRPRRRVTAG